GATCCACGCCCGGCGCCAGGTGCACGTACTTATCGATGTGGCAGTCGTGCGACACCGTGGCATTGGCGTTCACGATTGCGTGTGCCCCAATGTTTGCGTCCGCTTGGATTACTACGCCGGCGAAGACCACCGCCCCGGCGGCCACCTTGACCGTCGGGTCTACGACCGCGGTCTTATGGATCAAAGTGGCCCACTCCAAGGGAAGACGTTCCACCAGCGTCTTGCGGATTGTAGCGTCGGCGATACCGACGATCACGGGCATGCGCGGTGCATCAAGAATGCGATTTATGGGACCAAAGATCGGCACACCGAGCATGCCCTTCCCCCATTTTTCGGGGTCGTCATCGTAAACGGCCCTGACGTCGTAGCCAGTCACTTTCGCTGCGCCAACTACGGCCTTAGCGTGTCCACCGGCACCGATGATGAGGAGACTACCCAAGGATTTGGGCACGGGACTCATGAATAACAGGGCTGACGTTATTGATAGATTGATTGTCTAATGGGCGGCGCCGCGTGCCGGCGGCACAAGGAACATGAGGTGATTCGGAGAAAGCACGCGGCATTACGACGTTGCGATTCATACAGGAGATGGAACGCTGATGTTCATGAAAAGTGTCGCATTTCCCCGGAATGATGCCCTATTTGCGGCAAACTAAATACAAACGCCCGGCAAACGGCGCGCCGTCCAACTCGGCGGCCGTTCCGAGAAGATCCCCTTGTGCGACTTGATGATCCGAGCCGACGGCGACTACCTGAAGCCCCGCAGCGCGAATCAATGCCTCGGCTTCGCGCGCTTCGTACCAATAGGTGTACGGCGCTTTATCCCATAGCGCGGCCCAGTTCACATTGGCGCCATGGCGCATCCAGGGCAAATACTGCACGCTCCGCCGCGAAAATGTCGCAAATCTGAACAGGCGCAACCAGACGATAAATGTCGAATAGAAGAGAGAGTCCTTTCGCGCGCGATTGCTGAGGAAACTTACCACCATCCGTCCTCCGGGCCGTAAGATGCGGGCCGCTTCGCAGACGGCGCGCTTACGACCCTCCTCGGTCGCGATAAAACAAAGGACCTGCT
This genomic interval from Pirellulales bacterium contains the following:
- a CDS encoding acetyltransferase codes for the protein MPKSLGSLLIIGAGGHAKAVVGAAKVTGYDVRAVYDDDPEKWGKGMLGVPIFGPINRILDAPRMPVIVGIADATIRKTLVERLPLEWATLIHKTAVVDPTVKVAAGAVVFAGVVIQADANIGAHAIVNANATVSHDCHIDKYVHLAPGVDLANGVHISTGAFLGVGAVVLPNVQIGAWSIVGAGAAVTLDLPDNVVAVGCPARVIRTLHEKNASTTVDYG
- a CDS encoding class I SAM-dependent methyltransferase; its protein translation is MTPGSKTTVIDNKEVYAKSEFDQWAFREELEPGETFLFRKYLDAHGRTLEAGSGGGRLLLALQNAGFTDLHGFDFLPEFVAVAQQRDQRKTIDFRVQDATQLDYPDNSFDQLVYLQQVLCFIATEEGRKRAVCEAARILRPGGRMVVSFLSNRARKDSLFYSTFIVWLRLFRFATFSRRSVQYLPWMRHGANVNWAALWDKAPYTYWYEAREAEALIRAAGLQVVAVGSDHQVAQGDLLGTAAELDGAPFAGRLYLVCRK